A single Cucumis melo cultivar AY chromosome 4, USDA_Cmelo_AY_1.0, whole genome shotgun sequence DNA region contains:
- the LOC103494907 gene encoding uncharacterized protein LOC103494907 isoform X2, whose translation MDRYQKVEKPKPESPINENEIRITSQGAIRNYITYASTLLQEKRVREIVLKAMGQAISKAVAIAEILKKRISRLHQETAISSVSITDVWEPIEEGLVPVEMTRHVSMISITLSNRELNKNSPGYQAPHFVEQPKQQYNNQQPLPQPPPPRQPRVYHNAVNEDPYGQGRGRGRGRGRGWGRGGYGNYQGGYGNYQGGYGHYQGGYGHYQGGSDNYQGGPGYYQDNGGYSNWGRGGGRSRGWAYRGAGYERGRGGGRGYGRGRGRMGGRARGSGGNQA comes from the exons ATGGATAGATACCAGAAGGTCGAGAAACCCAAACCCGAATCACCCATTAACGAAAATGAGATCCGAATCACTAGTCAAGGTGCCATTCGTAACTACATCACCTATGCTTCTACACTTCTTCAG gaaaaacgtgtcagagagatCGTCTTAAAAGCAATGGGTCAGGCAATCAGTAAAGCAGTGGCTATTGCAGAAATTTTAAAG AAGAGAATATCACGGTTGCATCAAGAAACTGCTATCAGCTCAGTTAGCATAACCGATGTATGGGAACCCATCGAGGAAGGTCTTGTACC GGTGGAGATGACTCGTCATGTCTCAATGATTTCAATTACATTATCCAATCGAGAGCTAAATAAAAATTCTCCAGG GTATCAAGCTCCACACTTTGTGGAACAGCCAAAGCAACAATATAACAATCAGCAGCCGCTGCCACAACCACCACCACCAAGACAACCACGTGTTTATCACAATGCTGTCAATGAAG ATCCGTATGGCCAAGGAAGAGGGCGTGGTAGAGGGAGAGGGCGTGGCTGGGGAAGAGGTGGATATGGGAACTATCAAGGTGGATACGGCAACTACCAAGGTGGATATGGTCACTACCAAGGTGGTTATGGCCACTACCAAGGTGGATCTGACAACTACCAAGGTGGACCTGGATATTATCAAG ATAATGGTGGATACTCAAATTGGGGAAGAGGAGGTGGGCGGAGTAGAGGCTGGGCCTACCGTG GAGCTGGATACGAAAGAGGCAGAGGAGGGGGCAGAGGTTATGGTCGTGGACGGGGGCGAATGGGTGGTCGCGCAAGGGGCAGTGGAGGAAACCAGGCTTAG
- the LOC103494907 gene encoding uncharacterized protein LOC103494907 isoform X1 — MDRYQKVEKPKPESPINENEIRITSQGAIRNYITYASTLLQEKRVREIVLKAMGQAISKAVAIAEILKKRISRLHQETAISSVSITDVWEPIEEGLVPVEMTRHVSMISITLSNRELNKNSPGYQAPHFVEQPKQQYNNQQPLPQPPPPRQPRVYHNAVNEDPYGQGRGRGRGRGRGWGRGGYGNYQGGYGNYQGGYGHYQGGYGHYQGGSDNYQGGPGYYQDNGGYSNWGRGGGRSRGWAYRGVSSNYYPTAGAGYERGRGGGRGYGRGRGRMGGRARGSGGNQA; from the exons ATGGATAGATACCAGAAGGTCGAGAAACCCAAACCCGAATCACCCATTAACGAAAATGAGATCCGAATCACTAGTCAAGGTGCCATTCGTAACTACATCACCTATGCTTCTACACTTCTTCAG gaaaaacgtgtcagagagatCGTCTTAAAAGCAATGGGTCAGGCAATCAGTAAAGCAGTGGCTATTGCAGAAATTTTAAAG AAGAGAATATCACGGTTGCATCAAGAAACTGCTATCAGCTCAGTTAGCATAACCGATGTATGGGAACCCATCGAGGAAGGTCTTGTACC GGTGGAGATGACTCGTCATGTCTCAATGATTTCAATTACATTATCCAATCGAGAGCTAAATAAAAATTCTCCAGG GTATCAAGCTCCACACTTTGTGGAACAGCCAAAGCAACAATATAACAATCAGCAGCCGCTGCCACAACCACCACCACCAAGACAACCACGTGTTTATCACAATGCTGTCAATGAAG ATCCGTATGGCCAAGGAAGAGGGCGTGGTAGAGGGAGAGGGCGTGGCTGGGGAAGAGGTGGATATGGGAACTATCAAGGTGGATACGGCAACTACCAAGGTGGATATGGTCACTACCAAGGTGGTTATGGCCACTACCAAGGTGGATCTGACAACTACCAAGGTGGACCTGGATATTATCAAG ATAATGGTGGATACTCAAATTGGGGAAGAGGAGGTGGGCGGAGTAGAGGCTGGGCCTACCGTG GCGTTTCAAGCAACTATTATCCTACTGCAGGAGCTGGATACGAAAGAGGCAGAGGAGGGGGCAGAGGTTATGGTCGTGGACGGGGGCGAATGGGTGGTCGCGCAAGGGGCAGTGGAGGAAACCAGGCTTAG
- the LOC103494908 gene encoding uncharacterized protein LOC103494908 — MPTLSCTHCLVVFTVFLRFSFSFFPSAFSTVKTGNLQQRDSTEQISSILTQILSFFFDMCITPYKENLTLSLTVMQQVLQWVFKETNEKQRERTQSTKKGTSCDKGTGRTKEIVVSSPCGNSQGSKGFEGRKFDLKKLKSYALLCRKDIAKSCFYSTINIKRPRTQGFDNMQQYWIQKMKKEDIARGIIEIGQKADSVHAGTKVLPITDATLAEQCSNKSEKKVLANGENKTKAKSRMKELLRWAMASRSEKGGSSSLVSRLGNRATLKAGLDDDEESNDSPKISFRWEAESCSSISSAYSSMSAVSAPFKNCSITLNSTAINEINQCYPRRGSWITTDSEFVVLEL, encoded by the exons ATGCCAACTCTTTCTTGTACTCATTGCTTGGTTGTCTTCACCGTCTTCCTTAGATTCTCATTCTCATTTTTCCCTTCAGCATTTTCCACAGTGAAGACAGGGAATCTTCAGCAAAGAGACAGCACAGAACAGATCTCTTCCATTTTGACtcaaattttgtcatttttctttgACATGTGCATAACCCCTTATAAAGAAAACCTCACTTTATCACTCACAGTCATGCAG CAAGTTTTGCAATGGGTTTTCAAGGAAACAAATGAAAAACAAAGAGAAAGGACACAATCTACTAAGAAGGGGACAAGTTGTG ATAAAGGAACAGGTAGAACAAAGGAGATAGTGGTGTCTAGTCCTTGTGGGAATTCTCAAGGATCAAAGGGATTTGAAGGGAGGAAATTTGATCTAAAGAAGTTGAAATCATATGCTTTGTTGTGCAGAAAGGATATTGCAAAGTCTTGTTTTTATAGtacaattaatataaaaagaccAAGAACGCAAGGCTTTGATAATATGCAACAGTATTGGAttcaaaagatgaaaaaagaaGATATTGCTAGAGGAATTATAGAGATCGGTCAAAAGGCAGATTCTGTTCATGCAGGCACCAAAGTCTTGCCTATAACTGATGCAACTTTAGCAGAACAATGTAGCAATAAGAGTGAGAAGAAAGTTTTGGCCAATGGGGAGAATAAGACCAAAGCCAAATCAAGAATGAAGGAACTTTTGAGATGGGCTATGGCTTCAAGATCAGAAAAAGGAGGAAGTTCATCACTG GTTTCACGGTTAGGAAACCGAGCAACTCTTAAAGCAGGCTTGGACGATGATGAAGAGAGTAACGACTCCCCAAAGATCAGTTTCAGATGGGAAGCTGAAAGCTGCTCCTCCATTTCCTCAGCTTACTCATCGATGTCGGCGGTGTCAGCTCCCTTCAAGAACTGTTCCATTACACTGAATTCCACAGCCATTAATGAAATCAATCAGTGTTATCCAAGAAGAGGAAGCTGGATCACTACAGATTCTGAAT TTGTTGTGCTAGAGCTTTGA
- the LOC127148877 gene encoding TNF receptor-associated factor homolog 1a-like yields MLLRLEAINGWSHFAQFTIAVVNKDPKKSKYSDTLHRFWKKEHDWGWKKFMELSKVLDGFIDADTLIIKAQVQVIRWLQ; encoded by the exons ATGCTTTTGAGGTTGGAGGCTATAAATG GTTGGAGCCATTTTGCACAGTTTACAATAGCAGTGGTGAATAAGGATCCAAagaaatcaaaatattctg ATACATTACATCGGTTCTGGAAGAAAGAACATGACTGgggatggaaaaaattcatGGAGCTCTCAAAAGTGTTAGATGGTTTTATTGACGCTGACACTCTCATAATAAAGGCACAAGTTCAAGTGATTAG ATGGCTTCAGTGA